The Echinicola rosea genome has a segment encoding these proteins:
- a CDS encoding DUF7832 domain-containing protein, whose translation MRIRLEKKNRVTTDFVEIEVDKEILNVREGKVKKTGGPKWGKHCGTNENAINEANKLKQEFLDKKYLEVNSKQRPTDFNGVYDKAKWHFRGEFPEELDIFQGYVHTGFYLTWIIEKGLFDTNGDDFLNSEISKVQKKELTGAEFFERNRDGVLMDDDLTELGNEFTYKYYEKGKFLEDYSKTLGSDLPTLYHIQDNWENYEKLKPILNKRFKSWEKSKKPKWWKLN comes from the coding sequence ATGAGAATCCGTTTAGAAAAGAAAAATCGAGTCACAACTGACTTTGTCGAAATAGAAGTTGACAAAGAAATTCTGAATGTTCGAGAAGGAAAAGTTAAAAAGACAGGTGGACCAAAATGGGGGAAACATTGCGGAACAAATGAAAATGCTATTAATGAAGCGAATAAATTGAAACAGGAATTTCTTGATAAAAAATATTTAGAAGTTAATTCAAAACAAAGACCTACTGATTTTAATGGAGTTTATGATAAAGCGAAATGGCATTTTAGAGGAGAATTCCCAGAAGAATTGGATATTTTTCAAGGATATGTACACACAGGATTTTATTTGACTTGGATAATTGAAAAAGGACTTTTCGACACGAATGGAGATGACTTTTTAAATTCTGAAATTTCAAAAGTCCAAAAAAAGGAACTAACTGGAGCTGAATTTTTTGAACGTAATCGTGACGGTGTTTTAATGGACGATGATTTGACTGAATTAGGAAATGAATTTACCTACAAATACTACGAGAAAGGGAAATTTTTAGAGGATTATTCCAAAACTTTAGGTTCTGACTTACCAACACTTTATCATATTCAAGATAATTGGGAGAATTATGAAAAATTAAAACCAATTTTGAACAAACGATTTAAAAGTTGGGAAAAATCAAAAAAACCAAAATGGTGGAAATTGAACTGA